Proteins from a genomic interval of Paenibacillus lentus:
- a CDS encoding LPXTG cell wall anchor domain-containing protein — MIPTPAPSVAPVTEQILPDTEPEDRPPTSNPEITEKVEEVSLDTLPKTGESSSLPYYIVGLATAIVGFVLRRTSKKSN; from the coding sequence GTGATTCCGACACCTGCTCCTTCAGTAGCCCCAGTGACGGAACAAATATTGCCAGATACCGAGCCAGAGGATCGGCCGCCCACTAGTAATCCAGAAATTACGGAAAAAGTGGAGGAAGTGTCATTAGATACATTACCTAAAACGGGGGAATCTAGTTCTTTACCGTATTATATTGTTGGGCTTGCCACTGCAATTGTTGGTTTTGTCCTTAGAAGAACAAGTAAAAAATCTAACTAA
- a CDS encoding cache domain-containing sensor histidine kinase, with protein sequence MKLRRKILLAIILLVFIPVILMGGVSYYSFAHAMEKKSSHFYWISLLESDRKLKFALNEVTTISNSAITQDVIQLTLKVPEAGVSYETKQEIGKLFNHPMITSYALYSKDQLLYSPNEFMALDELNQQSWYKKMKAAEGRPVWIGPGENGSIATGNPVLIQARVVKDYYSLEDIGALVIYIKPDILDQVFWEAATLKQGDILLVNTQGKIVFDKSGEHIGEQTSFPFLLEGYSSSKGYYVDKYLEEKSLITYLPSHNKDWVLVAITPFKLIASESLSIRNIAVILVVLSLVSAFLFDRFFIRRLVSSIISVVNGMKRVQQGIFVPITSRLPADDERDLLVDGFNRMSTQINELIEQVQTEQNRKKEAELQALVAQINPHFIYNSLESINSMAVLQGNKSISKMVISLGKLLRISISENQELIPLQMEIEHVRHYMDIQKFRFEDKFSYDLQLSDSLKYFKTQKLIVQPIVENALYHAIEPMEDSGMITIRAEEHGNDIFIYVTDNGPGFDHVTLLNMWNKDWGNLKKYRENGVGLKNVHERLRIRFGGQYGIMICSSPGFGSTIRIRIPKIVS encoded by the coding sequence ATGAAACTCCGTCGAAAGATCTTGCTAGCAATTATACTTCTCGTGTTCATTCCGGTTATACTGATGGGCGGCGTGTCTTATTACAGCTTCGCGCATGCGATGGAAAAGAAGTCTAGTCATTTTTATTGGATCTCCTTGCTGGAGAGTGACCGGAAGCTGAAATTTGCGTTGAATGAAGTAACGACCATTTCTAACTCGGCGATCACTCAGGATGTTATTCAGCTAACGCTGAAGGTGCCGGAGGCAGGAGTAAGTTATGAGACCAAGCAAGAGATCGGCAAGCTATTCAATCATCCGATGATTACCTCGTACGCTTTGTATTCCAAAGATCAGCTGCTCTACAGTCCTAACGAATTTATGGCATTGGATGAACTGAATCAGCAAAGCTGGTATAAGAAGATGAAAGCAGCTGAAGGAAGACCGGTATGGATCGGACCCGGAGAGAATGGTTCGATTGCTACGGGGAACCCGGTACTTATACAGGCGCGTGTAGTCAAAGACTATTATTCATTAGAGGATATTGGGGCTCTCGTGATATATATTAAGCCAGACATTCTGGATCAGGTGTTCTGGGAAGCAGCTACGCTGAAGCAAGGGGATATCTTGCTGGTGAATACGCAGGGGAAAATCGTGTTTGACAAGTCTGGTGAGCATATCGGGGAACAGACGTCATTTCCCTTCCTCTTGGAAGGCTATTCCAGCAGCAAAGGCTACTACGTAGATAAGTATCTGGAGGAAAAATCGCTGATCACTTATCTGCCATCTCATAACAAAGACTGGGTTTTGGTAGCGATTACACCGTTTAAATTGATTGCGTCCGAGTCTTTGTCGATCCGCAATATCGCTGTTATTCTTGTAGTGTTATCTCTGGTGTCTGCTTTTTTATTCGACCGATTTTTTATCCGTAGATTGGTTAGCAGTATTATAAGCGTTGTGAACGGAATGAAGCGAGTGCAGCAGGGGATATTCGTACCGATTACTTCTAGGCTTCCAGCGGACGATGAGCGGGATTTGCTGGTAGATGGATTCAATCGAATGAGTACGCAAATCAATGAGCTGATCGAGCAGGTCCAGACCGAGCAGAATCGGAAGAAAGAGGCGGAGCTGCAAGCGCTCGTGGCACAAATCAATCCGCATTTTATTTATAATTCCTTGGAATCGATCAATTCTATGGCCGTGCTGCAGGGGAATAAGAGCATCAGTAAGATGGTTATATCTCTCGGTAAGCTGCTGCGCATAAGTATTAGTGAGAATCAGGAGCTCATTCCTCTGCAAATGGAAATAGAGCATGTTCGGCACTATATGGACATTCAGAAATTCCGCTTCGAGGATAAGTTCTCGTATGACTTGCAATTATCGGACTCATTGAAATATTTCAAGACACAGAAGCTGATTGTCCAGCCTATCGTAGAGAATGCACTGTACCATGCGATTGAACCGATGGAAGACAGCGGAATGATCACGATTCGAGCAGAGGAGCATGGAAATGATATTTTTATTTATGTGACAGATAACGGGCCTGGTTTTGATCACGTGACACTGTTGAATATGTGGAATAAAGATTGGGGCAACTTGAAGAAATATCGCGAAAATGGAGTAGGCCTTAAAAATGTTCATGAACGACTGCGCATTCGGTTTGGTGGACAGTATGGCATTATGATTTGTTCCTCTCCTGGATTCGGGTCTACAATCCGAATTCGGATACCTAAGATCGTTTCTTAA
- a CDS encoding GtrA family protein, whose product MRDKKNTNLVAQLFKFNAIGLVNTAIDFALFTLLLIAGLGSFGAQVISYAAGTTNSYIMNKTITFPAQVSAQERRFFFNIRQFMRFAALNLGVLSLSLVLLSVLISVVGLPPLLSKLIVTIVTISVNFVGSRKWVFTERAYLNEKLEA is encoded by the coding sequence ATGCGGGATAAGAAAAACACAAATCTTGTCGCGCAATTATTTAAATTCAATGCTATTGGATTGGTAAATACCGCTATAGATTTTGCGTTGTTTACTTTATTGCTTATTGCCGGGCTGGGCAGTTTTGGAGCGCAGGTCATCTCTTATGCGGCAGGAACAACGAATAGTTACATCATGAACAAAACAATCACGTTTCCTGCACAAGTAAGCGCACAGGAAAGACGATTTTTTTTTAACATTAGGCAATTTATGCGATTTGCAGCTTTGAATTTGGGGGTGCTTTCGCTCTCATTGGTTCTGCTATCTGTACTGATTTCTGTAGTTGGATTACCTCCCCTGCTATCAAAACTCATAGTGACGATAGTTACTATAAGCGTGAATTTTGTAGGAAGCCGAAAGTGGGTTTTTACGGAGCGGGCTTATCTTAATGAGAAATTGGAGGCATAG
- a CDS encoding glycosyltransferase family 2 protein has protein sequence MEICCSVVVPMFNEEEVIEYTYYRLKQVMDCVEEGYEIIFVNDGSRDRTAQIVQDICKKDSNVKLIQFSRNFGHQVAISAGMDYASGGCVVIIDADLQDPPELILEMLSKWKEGYEVVYGKRLKRKGESMFKKITALLFYRLLGSMTQVNIPLDTGDFRLIDRKVCDVMKSLKEKNRFVRGLVGWAGFRQTSVEYVRDERYAGVTKYPLRKMISFAVDGITSFSHKPLKIASYIGVTLSLSSFIYLFVVLFQKWFELGTIPGWASIVAINLFFNGIVLMLLGVMGEYIGRIYDESKDRPLYIVQDTTGFQREGAHPVAETSYVADGRREQVEEYAG, from the coding sequence ATGGAAATATGCTGTAGCGTTGTCGTGCCGATGTTCAATGAAGAGGAAGTAATCGAGTACACGTATTATCGTTTGAAGCAGGTCATGGACTGTGTGGAAGAAGGTTATGAGATTATTTTTGTTAATGATGGGAGCCGGGATCGAACGGCACAGATTGTTCAAGACATTTGTAAAAAAGACTCCAACGTTAAGCTGATTCAATTCTCCCGGAATTTCGGCCACCAAGTTGCAATTAGCGCTGGCATGGACTACGCGTCGGGAGGGTGCGTCGTTATTATTGATGCGGATCTGCAAGATCCTCCCGAGCTCATTTTAGAGATGCTCAGCAAGTGGAAAGAGGGATATGAAGTTGTTTACGGCAAACGCCTTAAGCGCAAGGGCGAGAGCATGTTCAAAAAAATTACGGCATTGCTGTTTTATCGTTTACTAGGCAGCATGACGCAGGTGAATATTCCGCTGGATACCGGGGATTTTCGTTTGATTGACCGGAAGGTATGCGATGTCATGAAGAGCTTGAAGGAGAAAAATCGGTTTGTCCGTGGGTTAGTCGGCTGGGCAGGATTTCGGCAGACGAGCGTTGAGTATGTGCGTGATGAACGCTATGCGGGCGTAACGAAGTATCCTTTGCGGAAAATGATTTCATTTGCCGTTGACGGCATCACTTCTTTTTCACACAAGCCGCTAAAGATTGCTTCATATATAGGGGTTACGTTGTCGCTTTCCAGCTTTATTTATCTGTTCGTCGTATTATTTCAGAAATGGTTTGAACTGGGGACAATACCCGGATGGGCCTCGATCGTGGCGATCAACTTGTTCTTTAACGGCATTGTCCTTATGCTGCTTGGTGTGATGGGGGAATATATCGGTCGAATTTATGATGAGTCTAAGGATAGACCGCTATATATCGTTCAGGATACCACGGGCTTCCAGCGTGAGGGTGCACACCCAGTTGCCGAGACATCGTATGTGGCGGATGGAAGGAGGGAGCAGGTGGAGGAATATGCGGGATAA
- a CDS encoding class D sortase, translated as MRRVIAYFLFVLGMLIMIFPKVNEYYENIQTQKLLHGIENDADYGDVEFNNAAIDRLLLQEYQNVSQTLEDSIIEIGTNNDFSNDVQLEEELVPLVTETHHSKAIAVIKIAKIKLNLPILEGATKSNMKFAAAHLKETDPLGGQGNAAIAAHRAKTKGRLFNRLDEIEVGDEIVIEVGSRIYVYETDKISIVKPTDVSVLKRGVADESFLTLITCEPIVNPTHRLIVRAKLKQL; from the coding sequence ATGAGAAGAGTGATTGCCTACTTTTTGTTTGTACTTGGAATGCTTATTATGATATTTCCTAAGGTTAATGAATACTATGAAAATATACAGACCCAAAAACTGCTACATGGGATCGAAAATGATGCTGACTATGGGGATGTTGAGTTCAACAATGCAGCAATCGATCGGCTTCTTCTCCAAGAATACCAAAATGTTTCTCAAACGCTGGAAGATTCGATAATTGAGATAGGAACGAATAATGATTTTTCAAATGATGTGCAACTTGAGGAGGAATTAGTGCCTTTAGTAACCGAGACACACCACTCAAAAGCAATAGCTGTTATTAAAATTGCAAAAATAAAGCTTAATCTGCCTATTTTAGAGGGGGCTACAAAAAGCAATATGAAATTCGCGGCAGCTCATTTAAAAGAAACAGATCCTTTAGGGGGACAAGGTAACGCAGCTATTGCTGCTCATCGCGCAAAAACAAAGGGCAGGCTATTTAATCGTCTCGATGAAATAGAGGTTGGTGATGAGATAGTCATAGAGGTAGGAAGTCGGATTTATGTTTATGAGACAGACAAAATTTCTATTGTTAAGCCTACAGATGTTTCAGTATTAAAGAGAGGAGTGGCCGATGAATCATTTCTTACCCTAATTACATGCGAGCCAATAGTGAACCCTACTCATCGGTTAATTGTTAGAGCTAAGCTAAAGCAATTGTAG
- a CDS encoding carbohydrate ABC transporter permease produces the protein MSTAAVNMKRKKPDDARIIVKILFYIFMVLGALASIFPFYWMFVIATNDKSAAFHIPPLLVPGTEFFNNFGRVLERTDFFRALLNSVVVASSVTISVVFLCTLAGYAFAKYEFPLKKILFVFVIATMLVPVQLGVLPQYVIMAKLQWIDSYKALIVPAMVNAFGIFWMRQYISSAVHSELIEAGRIDGGGHFRIFWNIAIPVVTPAMATLAILNFMNVWNDFFWPLVVLKNRENYTIQLALQQLFTNRDGLDFGMIMSATFTATLPLLIVFLLFSRWVIAGLTSGAIKS, from the coding sequence ATGAGCACAGCAGCAGTAAACATGAAAAGAAAGAAACCGGACGATGCCAGAATTATTGTCAAAATTTTATTCTATATATTTATGGTGTTAGGTGCGCTCGCGTCTATATTTCCGTTTTACTGGATGTTTGTAATTGCAACCAACGACAAGTCCGCTGCATTCCATATTCCGCCGCTTCTTGTGCCTGGAACGGAGTTCTTTAATAACTTTGGACGCGTTTTGGAAAGGACGGATTTTTTTAGAGCATTACTGAATTCCGTCGTTGTTGCTTCATCAGTTACGATTTCCGTAGTGTTTCTGTGTACGCTCGCTGGTTATGCTTTTGCGAAATATGAATTTCCATTGAAAAAGATTCTGTTTGTCTTTGTTATCGCTACAATGTTAGTTCCGGTTCAGTTAGGGGTTCTTCCGCAATATGTCATTATGGCGAAGCTGCAGTGGATCGACAGCTATAAGGCGTTAATCGTTCCGGCGATGGTAAATGCATTCGGGATATTCTGGATGAGGCAGTATATATCCTCTGCCGTTCACTCCGAATTGATAGAGGCGGGACGGATCGACGGGGGCGGACATTTTCGAATTTTCTGGAATATTGCGATTCCTGTCGTTACGCCGGCGATGGCTACGCTTGCCATCCTAAATTTCATGAACGTTTGGAATGATTTCTTCTGGCCGCTTGTCGTATTGAAGAATAGAGAGAACTATACGATTCAGCTGGCGCTTCAGCAGCTATTTACGAACCGGGATGGTCTGGATTTCGGTATGATCATGTCTGCTACCTTTACGGCTACCTTGCCGCTTTTGATTGTTTTCCTGCTGTTCAGCCGTTGGGTCATCGCCGGCCTGACATCTGGAGCTATTAAAAGTTAA
- a CDS encoding carbohydrate ABC transporter permease → MADLATAKPLQNEGKKPFWTETRRSRLTAYTFISPFFILFSIFGLYPIFFTIYLSFFKWDALGPMKFVGFRNYELITSDPTFWISFSNTLIMALMGTVPQLIMALFVAIMLNSALNKFKNTSRILFFMPNITSIVAVALVFSTMFGNNGMINWLLNTMGMESMAFNSGWWGVKIAISTMVMWRWMGYNAIIFLSGLQSIPTDIYEAAKIDGASRGQQMIYITLPLLRPFIIFVTLISTIGALQLFTEPYVFLGQSGTGSTRQEGVTMVTYLYSEAFRNGFFGTAAATAVMLFAFTIIFSVLNMMISSRMGGDTGGKKA, encoded by the coding sequence ATGGCTGACTTAGCTACTGCCAAACCGCTTCAGAATGAAGGCAAGAAACCGTTCTGGACGGAGACAAGGCGAAGCCGCTTGACGGCTTACACGTTTATCTCTCCTTTCTTTATTCTCTTTAGCATTTTTGGGCTTTATCCGATCTTTTTTACAATTTATTTATCTTTTTTTAAGTGGGATGCTCTTGGACCGATGAAATTTGTCGGATTTAGAAATTATGAACTGATCACCAGCGATCCGACGTTTTGGATTTCCTTTAGCAATACGCTGATTATGGCGTTAATGGGAACCGTTCCGCAGCTGATTATGGCATTATTTGTCGCAATTATGCTGAATTCGGCATTAAACAAGTTTAAGAATACGTCTCGTATCTTGTTCTTTATGCCAAACATTACTTCCATCGTAGCCGTGGCACTCGTGTTTAGCACGATGTTCGGCAACAATGGGATGATCAATTGGCTATTAAATACCATGGGAATGGAGAGCATGGCTTTTAACTCTGGATGGTGGGGAGTAAAGATAGCTATCTCGACGATGGTCATGTGGCGCTGGATGGGGTATAATGCGATCATTTTCCTCTCAGGACTGCAGAGTATTCCTACAGACATCTATGAAGCTGCGAAAATTGACGGAGCAAGTCGAGGACAGCAGATGATATACATTACACTGCCATTGCTGAGGCCATTTATCATCTTTGTCACCTTGATCTCTACGATTGGTGCACTACAGTTATTCACCGAGCCCTACGTATTCCTTGGCCAGTCGGGTACGGGTTCTACTCGTCAGGAAGGGGTTACGATGGTAACTTACTTGTACAGTGAGGCATTCCGTAACGGCTTCTTTGGAACTGCAGCGGCCACGGCGGTCATGCTGTTTGCTTTCACCATTATTTTCTCTGTCCTTAATATGATGATATCCAGTCGAATGGGCGGAGACACAGGAGGGAAAAAAGCATGA
- a CDS encoding ABC transporter substrate-binding protein: protein MNRMKRMAVVLIAVLLVASLAACGGGGNKTTTNNGGNTPGASENGANEGATTDSGEKIELTFWSLGTTNYEELAKEYTEEHPNVTVKFQNTSDQTAHHNNLTTALSANSGAPDIFMLEIAFMERFINAQDKFHNLYDLGAKDIEGDYLEWKWKQATSLDGSFQLGLPTDIGPTVVYYRTDLVEQAGLPTDPDGFSAAIDTWDKFAAVAKQFKDKTGKPFADLTDLVYNGVRDQAADEIYFSRADGSFIGDTNPQVKKAYDFTVNGIQEGWIGNTLLWSPEWNKAINDGDFAVMLAPAWMAGTIRNAQDSAGKWAIAQLPEGAGNWGGSFLTLPKEGKHSKEAYEFISWLVNKENQLKSFKSKGLFPSIPAVYSEPSFTEDKDDFFSGQVISEAYAKSAERVKPVYYGPLHDQVDTMFKDALKNVLEKKADPAKEWENAIKQAKTLAERS from the coding sequence ATGAATAGAATGAAACGCATGGCTGTTGTTTTGATTGCTGTTCTGCTAGTCGCTTCGTTAGCGGCATGTGGCGGCGGAGGCAATAAAACCACAACTAATAATGGCGGAAATACGCCTGGAGCTAGCGAAAACGGCGCAAATGAAGGTGCAACAACAGATTCAGGGGAGAAAATTGAACTTACGTTCTGGTCGCTTGGAACGACAAATTACGAGGAGCTCGCTAAAGAATATACAGAAGAGCATCCGAATGTTACCGTGAAGTTTCAAAATACGTCTGACCAAACGGCCCACCATAATAATTTGACTACTGCATTGTCCGCAAACTCTGGTGCACCGGATATTTTTATGTTAGAAATTGCATTTATGGAGCGTTTCATCAATGCTCAGGATAAATTCCACAATCTATATGATCTTGGTGCAAAAGATATTGAAGGCGATTACTTGGAATGGAAATGGAAGCAAGCAACATCGTTGGATGGTTCTTTTCAGTTGGGTCTACCAACAGACATCGGGCCCACAGTTGTATATTACCGTACGGACTTAGTTGAGCAAGCAGGCCTGCCAACCGATCCGGATGGGTTTAGTGCAGCAATCGATACATGGGATAAGTTTGCGGCGGTTGCAAAGCAATTTAAAGATAAAACAGGCAAACCATTTGCCGACTTGACAGATTTAGTGTACAACGGTGTGCGCGACCAAGCAGCCGATGAAATTTATTTCAGCAGAGCAGATGGTTCTTTTATTGGAGATACGAACCCGCAAGTAAAGAAAGCCTATGATTTCACGGTGAATGGCATTCAAGAAGGCTGGATCGGGAACACGCTTCTTTGGTCCCCTGAATGGAATAAAGCGATCAATGATGGGGATTTTGCAGTTATGTTAGCTCCGGCTTGGATGGCTGGAACGATTAGAAATGCTCAGGATTCCGCAGGTAAATGGGCTATTGCTCAATTGCCTGAAGGCGCGGGCAACTGGGGCGGTTCGTTCCTAACATTGCCTAAAGAAGGCAAGCATTCGAAGGAAGCCTATGAGTTTATATCTTGGCTTGTAAACAAGGAGAATCAATTGAAATCTTTTAAGAGCAAAGGACTGTTCCCTTCAATTCCTGCAGTATACAGCGAACCGTCATTTACGGAAGATAAAGATGATTTCTTTAGCGGTCAGGTGATTTCCGAAGCATACGCCAAGTCGGCTGAACGTGTAAAACCGGTATACTACGGCCCGCTGCATGACCAAGTGGACACGATGTTCAAGGATGCGCTTAAGAACGTACTTGAGAAAAAGGCTGATCCGGCAAAAGAGTGGGAAAATGCAATAAAACAAGCTAAGACACTGGCAGAACGCAGCTAG